GTGTGCTGGTATTTTCTCTGTTTCTCAGCTACGTGTACAttctttattttatattctaATAAAGAGTCTAACGTGCAAATTGCTCAAATCCCAAATTTCTTTGACAATGTAGCGTTTAGTATGATTTTGCTGCTATTTTTGTCATCTTCCTTCTCTTTCAGTCATTATCTAAATGCTTTGGAAGAAATGACTTTATTGACTTTCTGTTCTTCTCCTCCTTGTCTCAAAGGTTCATTTGGGGATTGATATAACCTACTCATCAACTTGGCGCGTGTGATTTGATGTTAACCTACTTACCTTCAAGATGAAGCTTATTACTATGGCCTCGCACGGCTCTAAAATTAAAGGGTgcgattattattattaaccTTTTAGTATTTCTTTCTGCACCTTTTTTATCCCTGACTGTCAGATGCCGGTGCCCTTTTATTCTTAAGTttgctattaaagaaaagactCATAGCTAGCCTTACATGAAAAACAAATTTGGATTGAATTTGTAGGTCAAGCATAGTATCATTTCTCTAAGTCTGATAGCCAGATTCCAACAAACTCAGTGGCAGTGGGAAATCCAAATGGGATCATGCTTGAAATTGATGTTCACTACTAGGGTTACATATCACGCTTGAAATTGATGTTCACTAGGAAATCGATTTGCTAGAATGTTTCCTAGTGTTGTTAAGTATCCGGTGAGCTAGGGTAAGGTAATGGTTCATTCTCAATCTTATTGAAGCTTTGCTATGGCTCATTAGGTTTCTAGACTAAAGTAATGAAGTATTCAACTAATTCATGCTCTCTAATAGTAGAGTAGTGTAACCATGACTAATGGCTTCTATAACCTTCTTTACTTATTACTACAATCTTCTATGACCCCATTCGGTTTCATGTCAATCATTTGATGAATTAAATAGAAGTAAACACattgaaaaactaaaaaggaagaacaaaaagaaaactatGATCATTCGAACCAGCCctcatatttttgttatttacgtatttctttttcaattttttctcgAACCAGccctcaaattttaatttttttcatagGCGCCCGATCAAGCCTTgaaatacattaattttttctcttaatttgttcatgatttgatttacttcacTTGTCTAAGATCTAATCAACTCACTCTTTGAAACTTTAAAGTGCTACAAAAGGTGAAAGTTACAATACACATGCGGTGTCTAGGTGAGTGCACTATGCTGGTTACTTCATTATCTCATAATCCTATGGCTTGTatgtgaatattttttttttttttttttaaaagtgaagTTTAACTATCCATTAGACCCcatcttattattttaaaaaagaagaaaaattttgagatttttatAAAAGTTGAAGATTCACAAGTATTCAATTTAAGTTCGAGTTATCATGATTTTCTTAAAGCTAAGAAACTCAATGTTTGATCATAACTTTTGTATGCAGAAACCATTTGCTTTTACCAGATTATTAAAATCTTAAGCAATATGATTTATCGTTTTTATAAGATCTAATTATCTTAAATAGGATGAACTAACTACAGCTTTTAGAATCTTAAAtataatttcaagaaaatagttCCGAATTTCATATTCTCAAAAATTAAACTCTAGCATTACAAAAATCAATATTGCCTAATTAAACACCGCTTGTTAAGTCttcctctatatatatattttttttaaaaaacccaAATGTATTTGAGTTGAAAATTTGGTAGTTTTCTTATTTATTCTTCGATTAATTTATTTGTTAGTTGTTCCTTATTTGTCGAATCTATTTATGATTTGTTGAAGCATAGATGGCAAGTCCAAATTCTAGGGAATCTAAGGTGAAAAGTCAGTGgcaaaaattagtaaaaaaaaaagcacctaAACCTTTATTAGGTGTTCGTCCATGTTTAGGTTTTGGTATTTTCACCAAACACTTCCTTTATTAATCTTTCCTCCCAACACGAGGAAAGATTCCCTACATGCATGCATACTAATTAAgatggatttatttttatttaaacttttctttttacattcttttcttcttgcaTGAGGGAGGAGCGTCTGCATGAAGGGCGGGCTTGAATTTTTTAGCCTTcgattattatatatatattttgttttgttctggGGTGGGGTGGGGGAAGTATTTTGTTGAACAGGATCGGATGAGCTGAGATGAAAATATTGAGAAGAAGTTTCCGAAATTGGTAGGCAACGAACGCTGAGTTTTCTTGACCTTTCTGTTCTAAAATTCTTTCCTCTAATTTTCTCACAACATGATTTGCACTTCTAGCTAGAGTTCCAGCCatctatcttttttttctttctgacATTTTCTTACGAAAGTAAGAATTTTCGGCAAATAAATCTAACTTCCCACAGTAACTCCAAAAGCCGGTAACTTTGGGAGTCCTGTGAGGGACTTATAAACCTAAACCCCAACCCCCCCAATACTGATGTGGGATAGAAAACCCCACAGGATGCCCCGCTGCTAAGAAGTAAAGACCCCCAAACCCCTAGCCATCTATCTTTTTTTTCTGGTTGATggtttttgttttgtctttgaACCCCTTCACCAACCATACTTTTGCATTCCCACTTGAGTGTTTTACGTGGAAAGTTGTGTGAATTGGAAATGAGTTACTAGATTTTAACGTCTTCATCCAAACTTTACACAAACGTAGAGAAATGTGGCTCTTGggattgtttttcttttataaaaagAAGTTGAGGAAAAGAAGCTCTCTCTTTAGGCTTTGAAGGCCTAAAGATTTCATTTGCGTGTATCATTTGTGTTGCTTTTAAAACCAGGGTGAGAGAGTTTGGGGTAAAATTAAAAAACTGACTTAGGGCTTTGCTTGAATCGAGAAATTCGGCGAAGGATTTGGAATTCGTACAAATCGCTCTAGTTGTTTGAATTAATGTTTAATGGATATTTGGGTTTGTAATATATATACTGaatattacaatatattttaaatattagaATAAATTATAAATCCAAATACCTCTTAAATAATGTATATAATTAGGGGAAGATTCCAAATCTTTCATAAAATCCCTTAATCCAAACGTAACGGAAAAGAATTTCAAGAGAAGCGAGATGAGCGATAGCGCTCAATTCCTCCTTGAACTAAGGGCCTCAACACGAGCACCGTTTATAAGTCTTCTCAGGAACcacaagagttgccggcttttgtggTTTCCTGTGGAATTAGGTTTGTAGAATGCCAAAAAGTCAATTCTGgctttgaaaaaataaaaaataaagagaagcaATTATTGGACAATCCCCGTTAGATCCTTTTTCATGACTAGAATTCTTCTATTTGAATGAGCATAGAATGCTCTCTCATCTTCTCCAATGGAAAAGTATATTTTTGTTCTAGATAAATTTTTAGACTTAACTTATAAAACAAGAGTGGAGTTTGACTCgataaataaacaaatcaatTGAGTTCGACTTAATCAATAAACAAATCAAGTCTGAATGAACACAAGTTTAACCAACAAATTTAAAAACTGGCATTCAACCTGATTTCCCCCATAGCATCCGAAAATTTAATAAGTTCTATCCGTCCAAAAGCATGACCGAAAATCCATGCAATAGTCAAGAGGACAGGAATGTGACTTACTACTCAGCTGCCCAATGGGCCCTAAGCCTACACTCAACCTGAGCAGGGAATCGATTACTGTTTGGCAGTCCAATTGTTAAGTCAATTTAATGATATCTCTGAGAGTGGGGTCAGGCCTTTCTAAAGTTGTCAAGTCTATTTACAGCATGGGAGCCCAAACATTTGATCTGAGATAAATCCAGCAGTCCAGAAACAACTACTGGAAATTTCATTTAAGAGTACTTTCAAAAGGGAAGTCCACTTAAGGCTCACACATATTACATTTCAATTTAGTGACATGAAATTTTTGTCTATTTGTATGTAGCATTTTAAATCTTTTGTCTCTCTATGACAGCCAAACTTAAGGATGAGATTTCGCATTTGACTCTAAAACTCTTTTTAATTCCTCTTTCCTTTGCAAAGACTAAAAAAGTCTTTCTTGaacttgaaaatgcattttaatgATGTCCTTTGTTAGTTAGAAACGTTTTATATACCTCGAATTTATCTGTGTAGATTAGCAAAATTCCGTAAGAAAAAAACCACTGTCAGGGATGTAAACGTATTTAATCAAATAAAATATTCCAATATTTCAgacttgtttgtttattttgaataagtaaCGAGTTTAAAACTGTATTCAAGTTCGACATGTTTATTTTATCGAGACGAAGTCAAAAGTGTTTTTTTGTATTAAGTCGAGTTCAAATAGTTTGAATTTTTATTACATACGTCCTTTCATCTCGTGCAAATTGAGCCAAGTTCAAAATGAGTTTAAAAGTTTATTAAATACAAAATACTGTTTTATGTTTGCCCTGATTAGTCCAACAAACCAAACTCGTTACATTCTTAATGAGTTGAATTTGATTCGAGTATCGAGtttgattcatttttcaatcttcAATCACtactattaattttttaaaaatgaaaaaaattaattttaaaggtTGTTATTCTTTTATATCTTGTTCAGAATTGGGTTGGCACATGGCAAAGAGGTCGGTAGGAAGGATATGAAGGATAGGCCTCTTCTTTGACGCCACCAAACGCAGCATTCGGCAACCCCCGACAAAACAAACGACAGAACAAGGAAAAACAATACTACATAATTTCTTAATAGTACACTTCGActcaaaaatttcagaaattatcccaaactaaaattttaaaaagaaagaaaaggaaaatctggaaaaaagcGTTGGACTGAATAACGACGACTTCATCAGCTGGTTCTGGGGGCTAAAACGAAGATATCATTGTATGGTCCGAAACCAATGGCGGCCACTGCCACTCCCACCAAAgtaaccaccaccaccaccgccgTCGCCGCCGGTCTCCCTCCTGTCACCATGCGAATCATTATTGGAACTACTAGTAATTTGGCAACTCACCGACTCCCTCCGGTTCCGGCACCGGCCCTGGCGCCTgcttcttcttctgcttctgCGCTCAGTAATGCCGGCCTTCTCTTAGTTAGAAACCGGTCAACGATATCGCACGCAACTGCCCGAGTTTGTTCACCGTCCAGCGGTTTGACTCGTCGCCATTCTCCGCCGTGGTGGTCACCGTCATTTCGAgtagctgctgctgctgctgctggtgTTGCTTCAGCGGAGGAACAAGTTTCTAGCTCTTCAGGTGATTAAGTTTAGCGTCTAGGTGATCGAACGGAATATAAATTGGCTTAAAACTcggaattttgaatttggagcATCCTATGTCGAGTTCCATATTGAATTGTATGGGAATGCATGCTCCGCTTTGTTGGATTTTGTAGTATCTGTTTGGGGATGTTGATGTTGTTAGTTGCTGAAGGAAATAATTGATGAAATATATTGATTTTACTTTTGGCCCAAAGATTGTAATTTGTGTCAACTATGGGAAGGCATTCGATGATGATTTATTGGACGTTGTAAAATTAAGTTGGAAGCCAAAGTTAATGTGGTTAGAGTGGTTTGAGGAAGTGTGTGGTGAGGTCTTGTGGTTTCGAGAATGATTTGGTTGGTAATAGAGCAAAATTTAAATGTACTTGGAAAGCAATCCATATTGTGAGAAATAAGCTTGGGGAATTGTTATTTGGAATCTAAATAATGCAAGAGGCATAAAGGTTTTGAGGAATGATGATGGTAGGTTTCGTTTTGTTGGACGATACTGAGGTTGGAGGAGGAAATTTTTGAGCTTTGAACTGATGACAAATAGGTGATCATGCTTTAGTTGGCTATTCTGTACATGATccaattttgtgaagttataCTTGTCTTTTAGGGGTTAACAGTAAAAGGATAGTACTGTTTGAAAATCGTTGATAAAAAGTGTAGAGGGGAAAGGCAACGATATGCCATGGGTAAGAACCATGTTTTGTTGGTATTCCATCCACAGCTTTGTTTGTTGCCATAACTTTATAAGAAAAACATATAGAAAGTTATTAACCAATTAAAGTAATTGGCAGTTAAATAAAGAATCAAACTTTTCTAATAATGGATATATCCTTTAGTTTGGTAATACCCAGAAGGACTTAGCACAAACTATTATGAGACCAGGTATAAGAGGAATGTTAACAGGAGCTACTTTCTTTGACAGTGGTCTTCTTGTTTAGATTCTGTGAACCTTGTTTATAGCTTTTCTTTGGTATTGAAAAATCACTTTTCAACAGAAATATGAATTAAGTTATATCTTGCTTTGAGATCACTCGGTTGATATCATGTGTTCAGGCCCTCATTTTGCCTATCTTATTTTGAGCTACTTACTGTTCAACTCCTGCTGCTCTTCAGgggggaaagaaaaagaaaagaaaaacgaactACACAGTTGCAAAATGTTATCAACCACTGCCTTCATTTGATCTTATCTGTACTCCAATTTGATGATATTTCACAGGTGTCTTCTTTTGTAGTTTAACATGGAGTTTCCTTGACATAATGTGCTTTTCCATTCATGCAGATGAAACtgtggaaaatttggtaataatAGGATCAGGTCCAGCAGGCTATACATCAGCAATTTATGCTGCTCGAGCTAACCTGAAGCCCATTGTGTTTGAGGGATACCAACTAGGTGGCGTTCCAGGGGGACAATTAATGACGACCACGGAAGTAGAGAACTTCCCTGGGTTTCCAGATGGAATAACTGGTCCGGACCTAATGGATAGGTACATAAAGATGAGTGTCACTTTGTCTATCTTCCTGATCCTTTGGCAGCCAATGTTGCTGTACCTATTTTGTAGAGAATTATAAGAATTGTGATAATATTTCATTCATTAGGATGCGGCGTCAAGCTGAACGCTGGGGATCTGAACTATTCCAGGAGGACGTAGAGTTTATTGATGTGAAGAATCGTCCTTTCACCGTGCAAAGTAGTGAACGCAAGGTGATGCTTATAAGTATTTGATGTGTTATTTTAGCGTCTGATGATTCAATTATTGGAGTACAATGACTACAGACATTCAACTAAAATTGCCATTGAAAATATAACTTTGCGTTGAAGGGAACACTTTTCCATATGAAAGTTGAGGAAATTCTTTGGAATTTGTTTCAGTAAATTATTTCTTGAGGCATCAATCTGAGCCAGTAGCTTTAGAGTGGGAAAAGAATTTGTTTTGGTCCTACTCTAACTTGTTATTGGAGTGCAGAAGATTTGTCCCTGTAAATAACAGATTTTTGTTAATTGTCTACTTGCAGCATAAGAAATCTATAGTCTATAATTTTCTCAACTTATTGATTGCAGTTCCAGTAAACCCAATCCTTTTGAGCTTTTCATTTTTGTGAGGTGTTTGGAAAAGCTTTGCTCATGGGATAACCTTCCCAACTGTAATTGGGATTCCTTCCAATTACTAAATAAGTTGGCCTGAGGCTGAGAAGTGAGAAATGTTTGCTGTTGATGTGAGAGTTCTTAATTTGGCTTTGGAAATCTGAAAGGCAGTATTTTGTACCTATTGTTCTTgaatatttatttgtttgtcCCATAGAAGTACGAGATACCCTTTaatataaagttttttttttattattattatcttcTGGGTAGTGGTTATGAATGTCAAGGTACTGTCATCTGTTCTATTGGTCCTTTGATTACATGTGTTTGTGTTCACTATGAGGTCATGCGTACTTTATTTCATGGCTTATGAGATATTGAGCAAACTGTGATGTTAACAGACATGATTTTTTCCCTGCTAGCACACCAGGCAATTGGATTTTGGCTTGTGTTCATGGAACTTTGTTCCTCAGATGTTCATTCTAGAACCTTTTTATGCCTCACTTTTTGCTATATGCTTATTTTCAGGTAAAGTGCCATAGCCTCATTGTGGCCACAGGAGCCACCGCAAAAAGGTTGAGACTTCCTCGTGAAGATGAATTTTGGAGTAGAGGAATTAGTGCCTGTGCAATATGTGATGGAGCATCACCGCTTTTCAAAGGTCAAGTCCTCGCTGTGGTTGGAGGAGGCGATACTGCTACAGAGGAGGCATTATATTTGACTAAATATGCTGGACATGTTCATTTACTCGTTCGTAGGGACCAATTAAGAGCATCAAAAGCAATGCAAGATAGGTGTGTTCATTCACTTGTTCTCTTTGCATATCTTCTTGTCTTTCTGAAACTGTCCAGCGCAAAAAAGTGATCACATTATATTGCTTCACTTGCATTCTGTAGGAACTAAGCTGGTAAGGCATTTACTGACTTCATAATTGTTCCACTTTTTGCCCTTTTAGGCACTTTTGTTGACTTTTTTCTTGTAAaagtcctttttctttttctgctttgcCTATATAAGAGAATCCAAAGTAAATTTCAATACGCCCTTTCAGCTTTTTTCTGCCATGACTGCTGCTTATTGTTGCTTATTTGCTTTTTCATACTATATAGTTCTCCTTGTAGGAGATGTCCCACTTCTAAATAAACGTTGCCAACTATTACCAGTGACATGATTACACTGAAACAATTGACTAAATTGGCGTGAACTTGCTAAGATGCTGACCCTGAGATTTGGATACTGGTCCTTAGCATCTGATGATGCAACTTGTACACTGAAAAAATGCAGAAGAAATTGAAAGAGAACAGAGAATAAAAAGCTAGATGCATTGAGCACTCTGAGACAGAAAATAGATAGCCTAGGTGGATTGAGCATTCTAAGAGTATGATTCAATTATTCAATGTGTTTGGCGAGAAGGAACTGCAGTGAACTCGTAGGTTGTTTGTCTATTTTTGTGAGTTTATGGTTAGTCTCCTGCATATATACTATAAAGATCTGGAGATATGTTTGGATTTGattgtttgttttttattttttaaagcaCAATAATGATTTCATTTATCAATTGACGATGAAATGTCACAAAAGCCATGTGTGAATATTATTGGGATGAAGAGGTGCATTCTTTCATCTAACTAGAGTAGATCTTGAGGAAATAACTTTTCTAAATTGCAAGTGGCTGCTAGTGTACACAAATTGTCTTTCGAAATGCTAATATCAgagctctctctttctctctctccttaAAATAGCGACagaaagagagggagagctGGTGCACTCTAGAGACACAATGGTCTGTTGCTTGAATGTCTTACTAGTTTAGTTGCCTTGTTTGGAAAATCTTTGTGTGATTGAAAAACATGTCTTGCCATGGGTTCAGGCCACATGTTTAAGTTAGACCTTTATTTGGTCATTTCCCTTCTTTTCAAAGAAAACCATGGTTAATGCACCACTATGTGAAAGATAAGGGATCTAGTTTGATGTTAGAAATTTGTTGAATGCCACATGATTTGATTAGGTAGTCTTTTTAACTTCTAGTAATTTGTTGGATGGTCATTGTGTACTTCATAACATGGAACTTGCAGTTTATGACTTCATATCGGTTTACTCATCTCTCaggttatttttgttttggctgTTTGCACTCCCTTTTATAGAAAATTTGTGGCTTTTCATGGAAACCATGTAACTGTGACAAATATAAGAAGTATACCGGGTCTAATATAGTATTTCTGTAATACCAGCATAATTAAGATAAGCAGGTATTTCTTTATCCTATTCAACCTATATAATCATACTTGAAAGAATTTCCATATTTTCTGTTATTATTTGCAGTTAACCCTTACTTGAAGGAAAAGCATGTGCATAGTTTGTGCCATGATTCTCTTTTGATACTGCCatattccaattttttttttaagacgaAGCTCTTTTCTTTCAGCAAGAAATCAACGTTTATACTCGGTTTGTGAAAGGGTGTAAAGTTGTATTAGATTTTTTCTGCAATCCATATATGTCTGGAAATTGTGTCAAACTTTGTTATAAGAAGTGTTTGTTGCCACAATGCTCACCGTGGAAAtagattgatgatttattcagtGAATTTTATTTGTGCTGATTTTCGTAGTCACTTGTTGCCTTGGTTGTGTGTCTCTTGTGTAAATAAAGTTGCATCTATTGTTTTGGCTGCTTTTTCTGGTGAATTGAATAACTAATGAGTGATCTATTTAAGTTGTTATTCCTGAATGTTTGTTTAACAGGTTGATTATGGCGAATGTTTCAGAGTTTTCAACAATCCAAATGTCACCGTGCACTTCAATACAGAGACAGTCGATGTTGTCAGCAATAACAAAGGGCAAATGTCAGGCATTTTAGTGAGAAAAGTTGATACTCACGAAGAATCGGTGCTTGAGGCAAAAGGATTATTTTATGGGATAGGTCATTCACCAAATAGCCAGTTGTTGGAAGGCCAAGTAGAACTTGATAGCACAGGGTACATTCTGGTTGAGGAGGGTACTGCAAAAACATCTGTGGATGGTGTATTTGCTGCCGGAGATGTACAGGTAATAGTGCAAACAGTTGTTTTCATTATTGTCACATCACTTTGTAATGATCAGTGTGTTGATTTAACTTTTGATGTATATATCCAGAGAGGAAAATGTTTGAACGTAGTGTGACTTTTATTGAAATCATTATTTTTCCACTTACCCAGAGTCCACAAGGAGAAATTGATTAGTAATAAGTCAAATTGGTCAACGTAAAAAGTGGAGGGAAGGTGTATAATCATGACTCGTATTCCATTACTGTAATACATTCTAGTATATCATTAACCTCACTCGGATTATAATTTCCAAGTGGAATCCAGAACAAGAGTCATATTTTGTTTCTAATCCCCTTTCTTGACCAGCAAGGTTTCAGTCAGCATGGGTTATTGACTAAGCACTTTTGAGAAAATTGCATTTATCATACTAATCACTGCTTGGAAACAGTATGCTTGACGCCATAAaaagtcaattttgaaatatgaactgcttcatttattttttgggaGGATGCAAATTTCATCATATGATAGATAGTAGATATTTTGAATGTACATGTTTTTACACAGTACAGGATACTAGAATCTTGTTTTGCCATCCATGAGCAGGATCATGAATGGAGACAAGCTATAACTGCAGCTGGATCAGGATGTGTTGCTGCTTTATCAGTGGAAAGATATCTTACAAGTGAAAATCTTGTGGTTGAATTTCACCAGGTATTTTACTTCCTAGTGTTTTGACTACCATCTAGCTTGCTTTCttagttctcccttctaattCTGTTTGTATATCAAGTACTACACTTTGGTATATCGCGTCTCTATGGTGGATTTCTCCAAGTTTTCCCAAGTATCTGGTACAACATTTCTTAAACTGGATACAACTTTACCCTTGTTGAGGTTTTCAAGTGAAACTTCCAAGTTGTTGAGCACTAAAGTTCATCAAGGCTGCATTTACGTTGTTGCTTGCAGTTTATAGTGCATACGTCCTTTTCTTGTATTTGCATACATCTATATGTGTACACCCGCATAGGGTGTACAATGTCTGCAATGTTTTGGTGTATGGTTACTTGTGCTTATCATATTTACCCACGTACTGAATCTTTTAGGGTTCAGGTTGACTATTTGCACCTGAGTTCTTtgtccatttcttttatttgataTTGCTGGATCACTATGACATCCTAACTCATGAGTCCCTAACCTTAATACGAAAAGGAGGAAAAAGTGATGAAACATCAAAAGCACAGAAGGGAGAAAACGTAAAGTAACTCTCTGATTTTGGATCATGTGAGATGGAAATGCTAACTTTTAGCTGCCCCCACTTTCCATTTGACAGCCTAAAACTGAAGAGGTTAGAAAGGAGCTTACAGACAGAGATGTGCAAGAAGGTTTTGATATTTCGCTTACGAAGCACAAGGGCCAGGTATAAGATCCTCTTTAAAAAACCTCTGAGCATACGTTTTCATCCTTGAATCTGGTTTCTTTACTTGGCTTTCTCACAGATGCTTATTTATCAGTTCTGATACATGTTACCTCTCTGTAAACttatttgttttttccttttccatctcAGTATGCTCTAAGAAAATTGTACCATGAAAGTCCACGACTTGTATGTGTTCTTTATACTTCACCGACATGTGGTCCTTGCAGAACTTTGAAACCAATTCTCAACAAGGTACGCCACTGATACTCTAGTGGAGAGAGAAATTTTGTCCGTGATCTTTTCTTATATTTCTTTCATGAATAGTCATATCTGCATACATAGCTATACAGGCATGCTTTCCTGTGTTTATCATAGGAACTGAGAAGTAGCAAGTCAGAGAGTTGCAAATATCGTGACTGTTAATCCTTTGTAGTTATACTATCTGAAGCTTTGATGCAATTAA
The Coffea arabica cultivar ET-39 chromosome 6c, Coffea Arabica ET-39 HiFi, whole genome shotgun sequence genome window above contains:
- the LOC113691470 gene encoding thioredoxin reductase NTRC-like: MAATATPTKVTTTTTAVAAGLPPVTMRIIIGTTSNLATHRLPPVPAPALAPASSSASALSNAGLLLVRNRSTISHATARVCSPSSGLTRRHSPPWWSPSFRVAAAAAAGVASAEEQVSSSSDETVENLVIIGSGPAGYTSAIYAARANLKPIVFEGYQLGGVPGGQLMTTTEVENFPGFPDGITGPDLMDRMRRQAERWGSELFQEDVEFIDVKNRPFTVQSSERKVKCHSLIVATGATAKRLRLPREDEFWSRGISACAICDGASPLFKGQVLAVVGGGDTATEEALYLTKYAGHVHLLVRRDQLRASKAMQDRVFNNPNVTVHFNTETVDVVSNNKGQMSGILVRKVDTHEESVLEAKGLFYGIGHSPNSQLLEGQVELDSTGYILVEEGTAKTSVDGVFAAGDVQDHEWRQAITAAGSGCVAALSVERYLTSENLVVEFHQPKTEEVRKELTDRDVQEGFDISLTKHKGQYALRKLYHESPRLVCVLYTSPTCGPCRTLKPILNKVVDEFDHNVHFVEIDIEEDQEVAEAAGIMGTPCVQFFKDKDLLKTVPGVKTKKEYREFIEANK